The following DNA comes from Bacteroidia bacterium.
CTTTCCATGTTTGGGTTTACGTTTAGTGTAAACCTATTTCAGGACAAGACACCCCTATCTATCGCAAGCGTCCGCTTGTGATTTTAAAGCTTGAAAATCATCACTAAAGCTCAATTTCCAGGAATCCTTCAGTGCCAGAATAATCGCCCCTATTGCTCCAAAGATAATCTACCGGTTGGGGAACTATCCCTGCTTCTACCGGATTATTATGAAGATAATCCAATTTAGTTTCCTGCATGTGGTTGTCCCATAATTTATAGGCTGGTTATGCTGCTGCCACAATTGCCATTCCCGGTTATTGTTATTTTTCCTTCCAGCCCGCTTCATCATCCAAATTAGCCATTCCTTCCTGCGTTCCTGCGGATGATCGGCAATTTGTTCCCTGAGCTTCCGGGAAGTGAAGCTTTTAATGTCACGCATAATATCTTCCATTGGATTGGATTCTGTGCTGATAATCAGATGTACATGG
Coding sequences within:
- a CDS encoding transposase, giving the protein MPSHVHLIISTESNPMEDIMRDIKSFTSRKLREQIADHPQERRKEWLIWMMKRAGRKNNNNREWQLWQQHNQPINYGTTTCRKLNWIIFIIIR